TCAAAACGTCGAACCTAATTTCAAACCTATCCTTACTAAGGGCCTAAGCTACTACCACCTTATCCAAAGTCCTAACATAGATCTAAGCTTAAGACCTTATGTAACTATCTTACTGCAGATCAAACCTAATCTCCAAAGTTACATCATCAAAGCGGTCTTAGTCTAGACTTTAATACCATATCAAATTTCTAAATTCCTCAAGTTCAACATCCTCAAGATCATCAGGTAACAAAATTCAGTATCCCTTGTATACATTAAATCAATCCTATGCTCTGGTAGATCATCTACTAACACCTAATAGATCAGTTCCTACAGTccacagagcaaaaagctctgataaatcatGACCTAACACCTAAGAGATCAATTCCTATGGTCCGAAGAGCAACTGCTCTAATACCAACTGTAACGCcccgaaaattaattaactagtaattaacttcaCGGTTCGTCTCCTAGCCTTATTCCACTCCGAACAAGACTCAGAgacctctactcctcaaaaagagaggatactaaacagcagaaacaaaaagattctataaacataatTGTTACAACTAGAGTATCTACCAAAGCTCATCAAGTAGCtaaaatcacactatacaagtcatcatctttacaagggatttATGCTATACTTTAATATGCAAATATGTATAAAAgctctaagtctacaacataactcaaaagtactagttatcATAAGTGTTCGCCTAAggttgcaataagtcctcaagcatctcccagGTTGAATCCTCTACAATAACTAGAAGCTTTGCGGTATCCAtctctgctaaactatctataaccacatggttgtacatatggagaaaaaaaaggaaaataatacaagggtaagtccgacgacttagtgagtataaatgcatatgacgtacccgtcattaaatggtgaatacagttgtttataaagcacatgcaacattaggacagtttatcatggatgtgatatagctatagtatatgcatataatcatgaataatagtaatagttcaactgtatggtctacccgagatattaccccttctcagtagggttggtgCTGTCCCAAAGGACCTGTAGTACAACACCAGTTCCTcagatattgtacgctaccgtacataacattagtggtgcgaccaagtccgacctcggttggcccacaccactaataatattcatcctatagtgaccatctaTTAGGGAATGGCTTTGCCTTGGTTACGAAACCATTGGAACCAAAGCCcacaaacacacacatttgaccataaagttaacctgtatagtaagctcatggccgtTATCCCACACGTATGAGTATACAACgttatacgatgcaattagtcttatcagtcttttacatgcatagttttacaagcctcattgttatcttattaatcaacacacgttttTGCAAAAGAGGGTTCACAgtagttctaaaatgtatttcatgagagttgcaaaatatgcatgtttgatatatatatatatatatatatatatataatagacgTGCAATGTAGGAAacgtaacaacaagcatccatgtgaatTTGTACTCACCTGGATCGTAAGGTTTCTCCATAAAATTCcattgaggctccataacctcgaatactgagaaaagacctatcattagttctaaatccaactaaaatgaaCCTAGAACATAAAAACAGAGGTTATCGAacgactggccaaagtggcgttCCCTGGAACACTTCTAACCGTACATTCGGGTCCATGACCATAAGTCCGCCTAGAAGGCTCGTACGTCCGCTCTCGTGGCCGTACGTCCGCTCGGagagtttcaggtagaacctgATTTGGTTCGACCGTCCTCCTATCCTTTCAATCTAGTTCTAACGCTACCAAAGGGATATCTAGGAtctcctatctcaaaacaatgtCTCTATGCAATAGAAAACACAATAGAATGCTAAGCCCAACTCTAAACAAGATTAATGGTATAACATGTCTAAAGTTTCAAACCAACGTCTAAGCTactctagaaagcattaaaagagcataacgacttagaaagaaaagttaaatgCAGAGGGTTACCTCTTAGAAGCAACCTTCAAGAAAACACCTCTCCTCCGCAAAACACACaatctcacaagaacacactcacaaaaGGGTTTATGGGAGCCTGGGGTGAGTTTGAATGAGAAAAGCGCGAGGGTAGGGTTAGTATTTATACAGGAGAAAAGCAGGAGATGCTCACTAAAtcttctgaaaagtagcggacgtctgGTACTATTGAGGCGTACGTCTGGTACTGTTTACccagcggtccaaaggctgtagtgTACGTCCAAGTATTATCCAAGGGGTATTCTAAAAAATAGCGTACGTCTGGGGGTCCCCTATCGTACGTCCTTGTACTATTGGCAGAGTATGACGTGCTATTGTcagcgtacgtacggtggtccccccgCGTATATCCTCTACTACggacaagagcgtacgtccggCAACCCTAGCATACGTCCGGTCAGACAGTccgaaattttcaaaattccctTCTAACTGTctctagtgacccaaagtccaaattaaccctctaactaagctaactaagcttagttaattatttgggtcactacataaATACTtgaatataggaaaaaatacactttagtCCTCTAAATTATCATCAATTTTACACTAACacttccaaactttaaaaagtgacattagAGCCTCACACACTATCACTACGTGTCAAGAcactttagcatttttcttcccaaaatacccttaaatttgttaaaaataataatttgaaaaaaaaaaaaaaatctaaaaacaccaaaaataggTGGCCCTTTCACATTAGCCCCgttaactttattttattttcaaatggttatttgtacatattttttaattttatttattaatatctTTAAGGATATTTTGAAGAGAATGATAAAAATGTGTTTGATTTGACATGCAAACGGAATGATAGTTTGTGAGGCATTGATGTTAATTAAAGTTTGAAGACATAATTACAAGTGGAGTAATAATTAATGACGaggctaaaatatatatatccatacaAGTCTAAAATTTATATACGTTTCATATTAAATACTGTACTCTCAATATCCCTAAAACCTAACAAATCCAAAAACGCAAGGGTGGGTACAAATTTTTCCCTACCTAAACCCAGCTGCATTGGTCAAACTCAAGAATTGGGTGGGGCAAGAAAACAGGTTAATTGGGCGGCAACATGAGGTGGCTGAAACAAAGCCACACACGTAACATCAGCACCACGTAGCTCAAAGAGGAAAAGTCCAATTGGAATCATTTTGAGCATGTTTCAGAAAGCTGACGTGCGAATATTATGGATGCTCTTGACACCGACAACTCCTTATATAAACCCCCAGCTGAAGCTCCTCAATCATCTTCACATAGAATCATCTTGTTTTTTCTGCTGAAAAAACTACTTTAATGGGGGCCAGAGCCAGACAATACTTCATAATTGTCTTCTCTTTCCTCACTTTTCTTGCATTATCTTCTGCCTTCCAGGGCAAGAAACAGTACAAACCATGCAAAAGCCTCATCTTATTCTTCCATGACATCATTTACAATGGCAAAAATGCTGCAAATGCAACATCTGCAATAGTTGCAGCCCCCGAAGGGGCTAACCTGACCATCTTGGCAGGCCAATTTCGCTTCGGGAACATAGCCGTTTTCGACGACCCCATCACTCTTGACAACAATCTGCACTCCAAGCCCGTCGGCAGGGCACAAGGGCTCTACGTTTATGACACAAAAAACACCTTCACCGCTTGGCTTGGCTTCGCATTTGTTCTCAATAGCACCGACCACCAAGGCACCATAAATTTCTTGGGAGCTGATCCGATATTGACGAAGAGCAGAGACATTTCCATTGTTGGTGGGACTGGAGATTTTTTCATGCACCGTGGAGTTGCAACTATAATGACTGATGCTTTTGAAGGGGACGTGTATTTCAGGCTGCGGGTCCACATTAAGTTCTATGAGTGTTGGTAAttaaatttggttttaatttggttattttgaggGTTTTAATGTTGTTGTGTGATATAgatgatctatatatatatatgtgtctGGTTGGACAATAATTGCTTGTATTGTATCCAATTGTctcatcaataaaattgtgtTTCTTTATAGTTTATCTTCTCTATCTCATATTCATTTAgccaagagaaaaataatagtgATACCctaatatatataccatttcCAACAACCCAAGCAAAAGAACAAAATGAGTTGCCAACCTAGATGCCCTCTTAAGGCTGTCATATAATAAATTAGAACTTCAATATTTAGAACTTGTTAAaattgcgtttaaaaaatagaacttttaagtcaaaaaacatatgaccatttttagagtaaaaaaaaaaaaatacttttgaaattttttaccaaagaGGTCCGTTTTTGTTTTGCATGgttttttaggtactaaaagtactttttaagttcTTTAACGCAATGtcaaatagacccttaaactaAATAGGAAGAGCTTCGTaaatatttggaataaataCATTTTGGTCGGTGTGGTTTGAGGTTTTGATAAATAGTttcttgaattttaaaaattgattactCGCTCcctaaaataagcaaaataagaaagaaaaaaataataataaaccaaaaacaaaaacccaaaaaacaaaaacaaaatgatgttGCAACTTCAATTCGAGTACTGCATCCAATCATAATAAGCTTTAGGAAGGATTATGGTCTTTCGATGCTCgtatttttactttaaattattCTATAGAGTCAGGGAACCATTTACCATAGAtgatagtgaaaaaaaaaaaacaaaaaacaaaaaaaaaaaaccattgctTTTGTACGATACTATCTTAAGATTTAGTATTCCAGAGGTTCATTGTATCAAGATGGATCTCAATATCAAGATAAGTAATTAGTTGCAAAAAATTGTCAAGAGCAACGAATTCAAGTTCTGTAAGGTTTGAAATTATTTATGACAAAGATATATAAAGAATGAAATGAATaagtatgtgtatatatatatataaaaaggcgggAATGGGCGATTAGTATAATTTTTCCCCTTGGGCGTGACCATCGGGGTTCCCACCTGCTGTGAAATGTTTAGTTTGAACTATAGCTACTGCTTGAGAATGCGAGTCCGTCACCACAGCCCCACCAAAGTGCAAGTTAGTAAAGCTCCTTCTTAGTAGCATCTGGTTCGAGGACTACTACTACAAGCGGATTCGAACCCGTGacgacaaaataataataataataaataataaaagaatattaataaaagaataagtatctatattatttaaagtCCAATTAAGCAATACCATTACcaacccaaaattttcaaacacaaaTTACAAGATGTCATACTAGTAGCATTAATATGGTAACATCTAGTTCATATTAATCTAGTCACCAATATAACATGTTATAATATGATTCTCAatccattaaaataaataataaaatttctagGCATTTCGTTTTCTAAGGTTTTTTCTACATGAAACCTTTAGAGTAACTATCCTAAATCTCCGATCTGTTTTTCGTTTTCTCTCTTGTTCATTTACGGGAGCAAATCATTGGCCAATAGCGGAGgaattatgaaatatatgaaaGAATTGTCATAGGCGGTAGAGAAAGTAAACGGGGTTGTGTTTGGGAATGCGCTTGTAGCGGagataaaagaataaaaaaataaaaaataaataaaaaaggaaatcaCTGTTTAGTTGGGAAAGGTTTAATGGACCGGACAGTGGTGAGGGACGTGATCCACTGGAATATGCTGCAGATCTGGAAATTGATTAAGACAATGAATTTCAAAGAGTTAAACAAATCATAGATCAGATTTAGataaaagaaatttcattgtatctatgatattattttgttatagcAATATGTTCTacttttatgaaatgaataaatttagAAGAAgcattgttataaaaaaaaaataataataataaataattagatagTGACTTTACTAAATCTTAGAGAGATTACAGTGAATGAAGAATGTGATCACACTGATAACTTTTGAGGTCGAATATCAAAAGAACACAACTTTCTTTATGATTGGCTAGCTAGCTAGAGCTTCGTGCTAATAACATgttgtgaaaataaaattaaaatttttttaaaaaaaaatgtcaagacAACGTATgagattgaaaattttgagttcTTATTTAGCATGATATACTATTTTTGGTTAACTCAAAAGTAAGAACTTACAATCTAAATACATGCATATTGATGTTGTTATAGATCCAttaaaatgtattaattaattcatatttGGAATATTATAGAGAAAATGACGCCGGACAGAATTATGATTGTTCTGACAACATATAATATAGTAGTAGAAATTAAGGACTGAAGATTGAAAAGAGaattcaagaagaagaaaaataaggacTAGGGAATAGAATAACTCTAGTCTCCCCCAAAGAATCAAATggataaataaatttgaaagacAGAAATTTAATTGATACTTCAAAATTGCATTGTtttattgagtatatatatatatatataaagagagagagagagagagagagagagagagagaaaaagaagaactgAAGGTGTAAAGGCCTGATGACTATGAATTTGGAAATGACgttgaaggccacaagaaagtaacactgataccatgttaaatatattggagagatatattgaagaagagagag
This genomic interval from Corylus avellana chromosome ca3, CavTom2PMs-1.0 contains the following:
- the LOC132176425 gene encoding disease resistance response protein 206-like, which codes for MGARARQYFIIVFSFLTFLALSSAFQGKKQYKPCKSLILFFHDIIYNGKNAANATSAIVAAPEGANLTILAGQFRFGNIAVFDDPITLDNNLHSKPVGRAQGLYVYDTKNTFTAWLGFAFVLNSTDHQGTINFLGADPILTKSRDISIVGGTGDFFMHRGVATIMTDAFEGDVYFRLRVHIKFYECW